gaatattatccagtagtcaatagtttcccaacaggttgcaggttctatgaatattatccagtagtcaatagtttcctaacaggttgcagggttctatgaatattatccagtagtcaatagtttcctaacaggttgcaggttctatgaatattatccagtagtcaatagtttcctaacaggttgcaggttctattaatattatccagtagtcaatagtttcctaacaggttgcaggttctatgaataatatccagtagtcaatagtttcctaacaggttgcaggttctatgaatattatccagtagtcaatagtttcctaacaggttgcaggttctatgaataATATCCAGTAGCcaatagtttcctaacaggttgcaggttctatgaatattatccagtagtcaatagtttcctaacaggttgcaggttctatgaatatTATCCAGTAGCCAATAGTTTCCCaacaggttgcaggttctattaatattatccagtagtcaatagtttcctaacaggttgcaggttctatgaatattatccagtagtcaatagtttcctaacaggttgcaggttctatgaatattatccagtagtcaatagtttcctaacaggttgcaggttctatgaataatatccagtagtcaatagtttcctaacaggttgcaggttctatgaatattatccagtagtcaatagtttcctaacaggttgcaggttctatgaataatatccagtagtcaatagtttcctaacaggttgcaggttctatgaatattatccagtagtcaatagtttcctaacaggttgcaggttctatgaataatatccagtagtcaatagtttcctaacaggttgcaggttctatgaatattatccagtagtcaatagtttcctaacaggttgcaggttctatgaataATATCCAGTAGCcaatagtttcctaacaggttgcaggttctatgaatattatccagtagtcaatagtttcctaacaggttgcaggttctatgaatattatccagtagtcaatagtttcctaacaggttgcaggttctatgaatattatccagtagccaatagtttcctaacaggttgcaggttctatgaatattatccagtagtcaatagtttcctaacaggttgcaggttctatgaataatatccagtagtcaatagtttcctaacaggttgcaggttctatgaataatatccagtagtcaatagtttcctaacaggttgcaggttctatgaatattatccagtagtcaatagtttcctaacaggttgcaggttctatgaataatatccagtagtcaatagtttcctaacaggttgcaggttctatgaatattatccagtagccaatagtttcctaacaggttgcaggttctatgaatattatccagtagtcaatagtttcctaacaggttgcaggttctatgaataatgtcaatagtttcctaacaggttgcaggttctatgaatattatccagtagtcaatagtttcctaacaggttgcaggttctatgaataatatccagtagtcaatagtttcctaacaggttgcaggttctatgaatattatccagtagtcaatagtttcctaacaggttgcaggttctatgaataATATCCAGCGCTACAGTTTTACTGCAGCCTTCCACAGGTGAGCTGTTGGTCACGCCCCCTTACCTGAGCAACTTCTCCTGCTCACGCTCAAGGCAGCCCAGTCTATCACCATGGTGACGGCCTCGTTCTCCCCCCCGCTCTTCGTCTGTTTGGACGACAGGATAGAACGTGTTGATCCATAATGCACTGCTACAACAACAGTAGTATATCAAAATATACTGAACTAAAACagaaaacgcaacatgcaacaatttcaaagattttactgagttacagttcatataaggaaatcagtcaattgaaataaattcattaagccctaatctatggatttcacatgactgggaatacagatatgcatctgttggtcagagatacctttttttttaaaaggtagggggggattagaaaaccagtcggtatctggtgtgaccaccatttgcctcacgcAGCTCCTTCACATAGCgtttcaggctgttgattgtggcctgtggaatgttgtcccactcctcttcaatggctgtgcgttgttgctggatattggtgggaactggaacacgctgtcgtacacatcgatccagagcatcccaaacatgctcaatgggtgacatgtctggtgagtatgcaggccatggaagaactgggacattttcagcttccaggaattgtgcacagatccttgcgacatggggccgtccattatcatgctgaaacatgaggtgatggcggcggatgaatggcacgacaatgggcctcaggatcccatcacggtatctctgtgcattcaaattgcaattgataaaatgcaattgtgtttgttgtccatagcttatgtctgccataaccccaccgccaccatggggcactctgttcataacgttgacatcatcaaaccgctcgcccacacacgacgccatacacgtggtctgtggttgtgaggccggttggacgtactgccaaattcctgcagtcagcttgccaattgcacgctccctcaaaacttgagacatctgtggaattgtgttgtgtgacaaaactacacattttaagagtggccttttattgtccccagcacaaggtgcaactgtgtaatgatcatgccgtttaatcagcttcttgatataccacacctggattatcttggcaaaggagacatgctcactaacagggatgtaaacaaatttgtgcaccaaattggATAATGTCAGGGAtgtttcatttcagctcatgaaacatgggatcaacatgttacatgttgcgtttatattgttgttcagtataaCAAAACTCAGTTTTCATCTTTTGTGGCTTCTTAATGTTGGCCTTGAAATAGCTTTATTAATGATGGTGATGACATATCCTTCAACTTATACTGGGTTTTCCAAATACCCCCCAAATACCCTCCCAATACCCCCCATATACCCTCCCAATACCCCCAAATACCCTCCCAATACCCCCAAATACCCTCCCAATACCCCACCAAACACCCTCCCATATACCCTCCATATACCCTCCCAAATACCCCCCATATACCCTCCCAAATACCCCCCATATACCCTCCCAATACCCTCCCAAATACCCTCCCAATACCCCTCCCAAATACCCTCCCATATACCCCCATATACCCTCCCAATACCCCCAAATACCCTCCCAATACCCCCCAATACCCTCCAAATACCCCCCATATACCCCCCATATACCCTCCCAAATACCCCCCCAAATACCCTCCCAAATACCCCCCATATACCCTCCATATACCCTCCCAAATACCCTTCATATACCCTCCCAAATACCCTCCAAATACCCCCCATATACCCTCCATATACCCTCCCAATACCCCCCAAACACCCCCATATACCCTCCATATACCCTCCCAAATACCCTCCATATACCCTCCATATACCCCCCATATACCCCCCAATACCCCCCATATACCCTCCCAAATACCCCCCATATACCCTCCATATACCCCCCATATACCCCCCATATACCCTCCATATACCCCCCATATACCCTCCAAAATACCCCCCATATACCCCCCCAATACCCCCCATATACCCTCCATATACCCCCATATACCCTCCAAAATACCCCCATATACCCTCCCAAATACCCCCCATATACCCTCCATATACCCTCCCAAATACCCCCATATACCCTCCATATACCCTCCCAAATACCCCCCCATATACCCTCCATATACCCTCCATATACCCTCCCAAATACCCTCCATATACCCTCCCAAATACCCCCATATACCCTCCATATACCCTCCCAAATACCCTCCATATACCCTCCCAAATACCCCCATATACCCTCCCAAATACCCCCCATATACCCTCCATATACCCTCCCAAATACCCCCCATATACCCTCCATATACCCTCCCAAATACCCCCATATACCCTCCCAAATACCCCCCATATACCCTCCATATACCCTCCCAAATACCCCCCATATACCCTCCCAAATACCCCCATATACCCTCCCAAATACCCCCCATATACCCTCCATATACCCTCCATATACCCTCCCAAATACCCCCATATACCCTCCCAAATACCCCCATATACCCTCCATATACCCTCCATATACCCTCCCAAATACCCCCATATACCCTCCCAAATACCCCCCATATACCCTCCATATACCCTCCATATACCCTCCCAAATACCCCCATATACCCCCATATACCCTCCATATACCCTCCCAAATACCCCCATATACCCTCCATATACCCCCCATATACCCTCCCAAATACCCCCCATATACCCTCCATATACCCCCCATATACCCTCCCAAATACCCCCCATATACCCCCATATACCCTCCATATACCCTCCCAAATACCCCCATATACCCTCCATATACCCCCCATATACCCTCCCAAATACCCCCCATATACCCTCCATATACCCTCCCAAATACCCCCATATACCCTCCATATACCCCCATATACCCTCCCAAATACCCCCCATATACCCTCCATATACCCTCCCAAATACCCCCCCATATACCCTCCATATACCCTCCCAAATACCCCCATATACCCTCCCAAATACCCCCATATACCCTCCATATACCCTCCATATACCCCCATATACCCTCCATATACCCTCCATATACCCTCCATATACCCTCCATATACCCTCCATATACCCCCCATATACCCTCCATATACCCTCCATATACCCTCCATATACCCTCCATATACCCTCCATATACCCTCCCAAATCTACACAACAATTGTCCCCCTTGGTCCAAGATGGAACTCCAAAGCCAGTCTTACCTTTGACCCCTCCGTGCAGTAGCAGAGGTCTCTGTGTCCGTGAGTCTGTACCGCTGCTGTCCCTCTGTCTGGCCACCGCCACGGCTATCCCCACGGGGGGGTGACGCACCTCTCCCCCGCCCGCCCGCCCCCGCCACCTCGCCACGTCCGAACGACCGGGTGCTGTCGGGACGCTCCTGCTCCCTCTTCATcggcctcccccctcctcctcctcccccctcctccagccTCATGAACCCCAGTCCTCCGAAGGCTGCGTGGTTGTCCGTGTCCTGCCTGGAGGACCCCTGGCCGTCAGGCGGGGAAGGTCCCGCTGTATTTGATTAGACTCTGCATGGCCgacacctctcctcccctccccctcggACTCTGCCCCTCCTCCCCGCTGCTTCCCCTTCCTCCCCCAGGGCGGTACAGGGCCGAGGCGTCCACGTAGCgcctctgcccctcctctccccctctgggGGTTGGGGCAGGGGGTGCGGGAACTGTGTGTCCGCGTTGGGGTGCGTGGGGGGTCGGACGGGGTCTGTTGAGTCCGTGCTGGTTGTGCGAGGGctgagtgtgtgcgtgttgtgATCGCGTGTGTCCGTGTTGGGAGGCCAGAGCTGTCATGTGACTGGTGGCGTAGTTGGCCAATGGGCTGATGGGGTTCCATCTAGGCCCTTCCCCCAAACGGACGGCATGTTTGGGCGTGTCCCTGGGGTCCGGGCTGAACCCTGATTGGCTGACGTAACCGTCTCGTTTCAGAGCCGAACCGTTGGAGCGGATCACAGAGccctcctcccgctctctctgaTTGGACAAATCACCAGGAAGAGAAGCGCGAGGGTCCAATAGAGTCCTTCCAGGAAACCTGGAGATCccgctctctccatccctctccctctccattagTTTGTCCTGTTTGTCCCTGGCCTGCGAGGCGATCTGGATCGGGCCGACCCGCTCATCATAGACCTCCACAGAAGGCACGTAAGTGGGCGCTCACACGCTGTTCCCTGATAGGCTCCCGGTGTGCAGGGTGGGTGGGGCCAGGGGGaggctggggggaggaggaggaggagggagagaggagggggagtccACCACTGTAAGTAGAGTCAGTCTTCTCAgcctgtcagtgtgtgtggggggggagggagtgtgtgtttggggggctcgggttagggttgggggagcgagtgtgtgttggggggttCGAGTTAGGGGAGCGAGTACGTGCGTCATTAGTCTCTGGGTAGCGTCCGGAAGAGGGGGGAGCCTGGCGGGGGCTGAGGAGCAGAGCGGTAATGGAGGAAAGCCCAAGcctgctccctgtctctctctcggtcccgctctctctctccactcctccctctcttctcctcatcGTTTCCTCCCATCCTGTGTCAGGTCCACCACACTGTATGGGAGGGGCTCCTCTCTCGacgctccccctcccctctgtcgctctccctctcctcgcGGTAGGGTCTGTCTCGGTCCctgcccccctcccctctgtcgctctccctctcctcgcGGTAGGGTCTGTCTCGGTCCCTGGCCCCCTCCTggggctcccctctctccctctcctcgagGTAGGGTCTGTCTCGGTCCCTGGCCCCCTCCCggggctcccctctctccctctcctcgcgGTAGGGTCTGTCTCGGCCCCTGCCCCCCTCCTggggctcctctctctccctctcctcgcgGTAGGGTCTGTCTCGGTCCCTGGACCCCTCCTggggctcccctctctccctctcctcgcgGTAGGGTCTGTCTCGGTCCCTGCCCCCCTCCCGGGAGCTCCTCTGGGGGATGGAGCTGTGGGGGGCGGAGGGGGGTTGGAGGTGCGGCTGGGGTAATGAAACAGGTAGGTAGAACCTTTCTGGAACACAATAAAACACAGCAGATACAGTAACACAGGAGTCCCAAACCGTTTGACCCCCGACCCCCACtttgataaaacaaaaataatgtGGTGACCCCCACCATGTGAAAACAGTGGTGTAATTAACAACCAATGTTGAATCTTTATTGGGGCTAAGACAAGTCTATTACAAATCAATACTTttgacagtatttcaatctgaagACAGTATGGTTTGAAGAGAGTGAAAATGCATCAGACAGGTATTGGTAATGTTCAGAAGATCGTCAGGTAATCATTATGTATGATCTGTGGAGAACAGGTATTGGTAatgttcagaagatcatcaggtaATCATTATGTATGATCTGTGGAGAACAGGTATTGGTAatgttcagaagatcatcaggtaATCATTATGTATGATCTGTGGAGAACAGGTATTGGTAatgttcagaagatcatcaggtaATCATTATGTATGATCTGTGGAGAACAGGTATTGGTAATGTTCAGAAGATCGTCAGGTAATCATTATGTATGATCTGTGGAGAACAGGTATTGGTAatgttcagaagatcatcaggtaATCATTATGTATGATCTGTGGAGAACAGGTATTGGTAATGTTCAGAAGATCGTCAGGTAATCATTATGTATGATCTGTGGAGAACAGGTATTGGTAatgttcagaagatcatcaggtaATCATTATGTATGATCTGTGGAGAAAACAACATGATCATTGATAACGTTATTTTCCCTCCAATCTGATTTAGTGCCTGGGTGTTTTCCATTCTGTTCTAATgtgacctcccgagtggcgcagtggtctaaggcgccgcatcgcagtgctagctgtgccactagagatcctggttcgaatccaggctctgtcgtagccggccgcgaccgggagaccccatggggacggcgcacaattggcccagcgtcgtccagggtaggggagggaatgcccgggcagggatgtagctcagttggtagagcatggcgtttgcaacggcagggttgtgggttcgattcccacggggggccagtataaaaatgtatgcactaactgtaagtcgctctggataagagcgtctgctaaatgactaaaatgtaatgagtcCTGCATGGCGTTGCAGAGGAGAACAGAAAACGTGTGTTCCTGAGAGTCTGATATTTCAGTGATGGGGTCAGAATATTATTTTGGGGCTTAAACCATTAAAAAAGACAGAGCcacattttgaaggaagaaaacagaaactgctgtttattaaaattaaattaaaagttCACTGACGTAACACTGCTTCTATGACCCAAGCGCCATTTTATTTCAGAGTTCTCACGTGAACCAAGGCAGGCTTAGcatggtagtgtgtggtggggtgtcctgaccgttggtagtgtgtggtggggtgtcctgaccgttggtagtgtgtggtggggtgtcctgaccgttggtagtgtgtggtggggtgtcctgaccgttggtatggtgtggtggggtgtcctgaccattggtagtgtgtggtggggtgtcctgaccgttggtatggtgtagaggtggtggtgtggtgtagaggtggtggtgtggtgtagaggtggtgggggtggtgtagaggtggtggggtggtgtagaggtggtggtgtggtgtagaggtggtggtgtggtgtagaggtggtggtgtggtgtagaggtggtggtgtggtgtagaggtggtggtgtggtgtagaggtggtggtgtggtgtagaggtggtggtgtggtggtgtggtgtagaggtggtggtgtggtgtagaggtggtggtgtggtgtagaggtggtggtgtggtgtagaggtggtggtgtggtgtagaggtggtggtgtggtgtagaggtggtggtgtggtgtagaggtggtggggggtggtgtagaggtggtggggtggtgtagaggtggtggggtggtgtagaggtggtggtgtggtgtagaggtggtgggggtggtgtagaggtggtggtgtggtgtagaggtggtggtgtagaggtggtggtgtggtgtagaggtggtggtgtggtgtagaggtggtggtgtggtgtagaggtggtggtgtggtgtagaggtggtggtgtagaggtggtggtgtggtgtagaggtggtggtgtggtgtagaggtggtggtgtggtgtagaggtggtggtgtggtgtagaggtggtggggtggtgtagaggtggtggtgtagaggtggtggtgtggtgtagaggtggtggtgtggtgtagaggtggtggtgtggtgtagaggtggtggtgtggtgtagaggtggtggtgtggtgtagaggtggtggtgtggtgtagaggtggtggtgtggtgtagaggtggtggtgtggtgtagaggtggtggtgtggtgtagaggtggtggtgtggtgtagaggtggtggtgtggtgtagaggtggtggtgtagaggtggtggtgtggtgtagaggtggtggtgtggtgtagaggtggtggtgtggtgtagaggtggtggtgtgggtgtagaggtggtggtgtggtgtagaggtggtggggtggtgtagaggtggtgggggtggtgtagagggtggtggtgtagaggtggtggtgtggtgtagaggtggtggtgtggtgtagaggtgatggtgtggtgtagaggtggtggtgtagaggtggtggtgtggtgtagaggtggtggtgtggtgtagaggtggtggtgtggtgtagaggtggtggtgtggtgtagaggtggtggtgtagaggtggtggtgtggtgtagaggtggtggtgtggtgtagaggtggtggtgtggtgtagaggtggtggtgtggtgtagaggtggtggtgtggtgtagaggtggtggtgtagaggtggtggtgtggtgtagaggtggtggtgtagaggtggtggtgtggtgtagaggtggtggtgtggtgtagaggtggtggtgtagaggtggtggtgtggtgtagaggtggtggtgtgtaCTGAccttggtgtggtgtggtgtagaggtggtggtgctGAGCCAAGcccagggaggggggaggaggctCCAGGTGACCCAGGGGGAGGTGGTAGGGGCTTGGGTAGAGACCGCCTGGGAGAGGGGTGTAGCCTGGAGGAGCAACAACACATATCAGCTGGGTAGGTGCTGGGACAGAGCAAAGGACCCCAGCAATGGATAACACCACTACTGACCTCTACACACAATGTTGACCTCCaggactatagagagagagagagagagagagagagagagagagagagagatggaaagagatggaaagagatggaaagagagagatggaaagagagagagagagagagaacgagagagagcgagagagagatggaaagagagagagagatgaaagagagagatggaaagagagagagatggaaagagagagagagatggaaagagagagagagatggaaagagagagagatggaaagagagagagatggaaagagagagagatggaaagagagagatggaaagagagagagagatggaaagagagagatggaaagacagagagagagatggaaagagatgatagagatggaaagagatgaaagagagatggaaagagagagagatggaaagagagagaatggaaagagagagagagatggaaagagagagcgatggaaagagagagaatggagagagagagagagaatggaaagagagagaatggaaagagaatggagagagagagagcgagatggaaagagatgaaagagagataatggaaagagagagaatggagagagagagagagagagagagagagagagagagagagagagagagagagagagagagagagagacagagagagagagagagagagagagagagagagagagagagagagagagagagagagagagagagagagagagagagagagagagagagagagagagagagagagagagagagagagagagagagagagagagagagagagagagagagagagatggaaagagatgaaagagagagatggaaagagagagataatggaaagagagagacagagagagagagagagagagagagagagagagagagagagagagagagagatgagagagagacgagagagagagagagagagagagagagagagagagagagagagagagagagagagagagagacagagagataaggGACAGCCAGTGGGGGAAGTGACCCAGATAGACGGTAGAAgtggggcaggagagagagagaggacagtagTGACCCAGATAGACGGTAGAAgtggggcaggagagagagagaggacagtagTGACCCAGATAGACGGTAGAAgtggggcaggagagagagagaggacagtagTGACCCAGATAGACGGTAGAAgtggggcaggagagagagagaggacagtagTGACCCAGATACAACACTGACACAGAACACAGGAGGACAGTCTGAAATAGTCTTACCTTCGTGGGCGGCAGCGTGTGAGGCCCAGAGCTGAGCCATTTGATTGGGTGATCTGAAGgctgggtcagaggtcaggggggaGGGGCCGGAATATCCCGGCAGGAAGGGACTGGAGGCTGCTGGGAAGGCATCACCTGGAGGGACGAGATACGGAGACTTTTAAGCTTGAGacgaagacacacagacacatatagtAGTCAATACAGactgacatcatcatcatcatcatcctgactaactttccctctaaatacacctccgctgtcttcaaccaggatctcagcgatcactgccttattgcctgcgtccgtaacgggtccgcggtcaaacgaccacccctcatcactgtcaaacgctcccaaaaacacttcagcgagcaggccttcctaattgacctggcccgggtatcctggatggatatagatttcattccgtcagtagaggaatgcctggttgttctttaaaagtaatttcctctcaatcttaaataaacatgccccattcaaaaaaatacagaactaagaacag
This genomic interval from Coregonus clupeaformis isolate EN_2021a unplaced genomic scaffold, ASM2061545v1 scaf4060, whole genome shotgun sequence contains the following:
- the LOC123490465 gene encoding uncharacterized protein DDB_G0284459-like; translation: MAQLWASHAAAHEGYTPLPGGLYPSPYHLPLGHLEPPPPSLGLAQHHHLYTTPHQERFYLPVSLPQPHLQPPSAPHSSIPQRSSREGGRDRDRPYREERERGEPQEGSRDRDRPYREEREREEPQEGGRGRDRPYREERERGEPREGARDRDRPYLEERERGEPQEGARDRDRPYREERESDRGEGGRDRDRPYREERESDRGEGERRERSPSHTVWWT